A stretch of Christensenellaceae bacterium DNA encodes these proteins:
- a CDS encoding AraC family transcriptional regulator: MQSSVNRKDYELVSLFEGIGIRMHVTKAMTPNKTRFHWHREMEIMLMMNGSMAIHTERESFLLHSNDILFINANEPHCLQKTDAIGDVLVLQFPDTFCKTYYPLLGFCEFQDRYLTSCSHPQAHAKLYELTTDIAKQFCLRQNGYQLAVIGKLNLLMYEILQNIRYEVVAEEKVQSYKVNQKRINDIINIIHENFTSKLTLSDIADKIGLDMYYLSHFIKKYLGLSYQQYVTKLRLHKAAYLLLNRNLKKVDLCMESGFSDYRYIREAFYKEFGCDPDEFKEKYQERMINNGYTNSLMGDQYVVLDFEESCEVFQKYIDRQDG, from the coding sequence ATGCAAAGCAGTGTAAACAGGAAAGATTACGAGCTGGTTTCCTTATTTGAGGGAATTGGTATCAGGATGCACGTAACCAAGGCAATGACGCCGAATAAAACGCGCTTTCATTGGCACCGCGAAATGGAGATTATGCTGATGATGAATGGATCGATGGCGATCCATACGGAACGTGAGTCGTTCCTGCTTCATTCGAATGACATTTTATTTATCAACGCCAACGAACCGCATTGTCTGCAAAAAACGGATGCAATAGGCGATGTGTTAGTTCTTCAGTTTCCGGATACTTTCTGTAAGACCTATTATCCCTTGCTGGGATTTTGCGAATTTCAGGACCGGTATCTAACATCATGCAGTCATCCGCAGGCACATGCGAAGCTGTATGAATTGACAACGGACATTGCGAAGCAGTTTTGCCTCCGGCAAAACGGTTACCAGCTAGCCGTGATCGGAAAATTGAATCTGCTGATGTACGAGATACTGCAAAATATCAGGTATGAGGTTGTTGCGGAAGAAAAGGTTCAGAGCTACAAGGTGAACCAAAAACGGATCAATGATATTATCAATATTATCCATGAGAATTTTACCAGCAAGCTGACACTATCAGACATTGCGGATAAAATTGGATTGGATATGTATTACCTTTCCCATTTCATAAAAAAATATTTAGGGCTTTCCTACCAGCAGTATGTCACCAAGCTCAGGCTACATAAGGCGGCGTATTTACTGCTGAACCGTAATCTAAAAAAGGTCGATCTTTGCATGGAAAGCGGTTTTTCGGATTACCGTTATATTCGGGAGGCGTTTTACAAAGAATTTGGATGCGATCCGGATGAATTTAAGGAGAAATACCAAGAGAGAATGATCAATAACGGATATACGAACTCTTTGATGGGCGATCAGTATGTTGTACTGGATTTTGAGGAATCCTGCGAAGTTTTTCAAAAATACATAGATCGGCAGGACGGATGA
- the aroF_1 gene encoding 3-deoxy-7-phosphoheptulonate synthase, whose amino-acid sequence MIIIVKQKAPENKLKELIHNLEEQSFKIHLSKGENTTIIGLVGDTSLVDIDSIKAKDIVEDVRRVSEPYKKANRKFHTDDTVINAGGQLIGGGHFAMIAGPCSVESEQQILDITRDIQKAGANFLRGGAFKPRTSPYAFQGLEKDGIRLLLECKKQLSIPIVTEIMGISDIPCFEHVDVIQVGARNMQNFRLLKELGKLKQPILLKRGLANTIEEFLMSAEYIMAGGNENVILCERGIRTFETFTRNTFDLSAIPVLKNKSHLPVIADPSHAAGLNWLVEPLAKAAIAAGADGLMIEVHNDPEHALSDGKQSLTPQAFSKLMGRLKSYMELENKHIG is encoded by the coding sequence TTGATTATTATTGTTAAGCAAAAAGCACCCGAAAACAAGCTAAAGGAACTTATTCATAATCTGGAAGAACAAAGCTTCAAAATTCATTTGAGCAAGGGTGAAAATACGACCATTATCGGTCTCGTTGGCGACACTTCCCTTGTCGATATTGACAGCATTAAAGCTAAGGATATCGTGGAAGATGTGCGTCGTGTATCCGAGCCCTATAAAAAAGCCAACCGCAAATTCCATACGGACGATACCGTCATCAACGCAGGCGGCCAGCTGATCGGCGGCGGGCATTTTGCAATGATCGCCGGTCCTTGTTCTGTGGAGAGCGAGCAACAGATCCTTGATATTACGCGCGACATACAAAAGGCTGGTGCAAATTTCCTGCGCGGCGGCGCTTTCAAGCCGCGTACCTCTCCTTATGCTTTCCAGGGGCTGGAGAAAGACGGTATCCGCTTGCTCCTGGAATGCAAGAAACAGCTTTCGATCCCCATTGTAACGGAAATTATGGGGATTTCCGATATTCCCTGCTTTGAGCATGTTGATGTGATACAGGTAGGCGCCCGCAATATGCAGAATTTCCGGCTTTTGAAAGAGTTAGGAAAATTAAAACAGCCGATTCTGCTAAAACGCGGCCTTGCGAATACGATTGAAGAATTTTTGATGAGCGCGGAATATATCATGGCCGGCGGTAATGAAAATGTAATCCTTTGCGAACGCGGTATCCGAACTTTTGAAACATTTACGCGCAACACCTTTGATTTGAGCGCGATCCCTGTTCTCAAAAACAAATCGCATCTGCCGGTGATTGCCGACCCCAGTCATGCCGCAGGCCTCAACTGGCTGGTGGAACCGCTCGCCAAGGCTGCTATCGCAGCAGGCGCGGACGGACTTATGATAGAGGTACATAACGATCCCGAGCATGCGCTTTCCGATGGCAAACAATCTTTGACGCCGCAGGCTTTCAGCAAATTGATGGGCCGTCTGAAATCTTATATGGAGCTGGAAAATAAGCATATCGGTTGA
- the aroF_2 gene encoding 3-deoxy-7-phosphoheptulonate synthase produces the protein MIVVMKSDATEAEILKVTDRLVQKGMQVQTNHGIDCTVLGVLGDTYTVDKERIGLMGGVERVVSVQEPFKKANRKFHPEDSVIDVDGIRIGDGDLKVMAGPCSVESTEQLTCVAQSIQKSGAQILRGGAFKPRTSPYAFQGLGEQGLDILVNVRDKVHMPIVTEIMAPRYVELFAEKVDMIQIGARNMQNFDLLKEVGQTNKPILLKRGLSNTLEEWLMSAEYIMSGGNENVVLCERGIRTFETYTRNTLDLSAIPAVKKMSHLPIVVDPSHATGLPYMVEPLALAAVAAGADGLMIEVHNDPKHALCDGAQSLTPEQFDSIMNKINVLKSVM, from the coding sequence ATGATTGTAGTAATGAAAAGCGATGCGACGGAAGCGGAAATTCTCAAGGTAACGGACAGGCTGGTGCAAAAGGGCATGCAGGTACAGACCAACCACGGTATTGATTGTACGGTCCTCGGCGTTTTGGGAGACACCTATACGGTGGACAAGGAAAGGATCGGTCTGATGGGCGGCGTTGAGCGCGTGGTCTCTGTGCAGGAACCCTTTAAAAAGGCGAATCGTAAATTCCATCCGGAGGATAGCGTAATCGACGTGGATGGTATCAGAATTGGGGACGGGGATTTAAAAGTGATGGCAGGCCCCTGTTCGGTCGAATCAACCGAGCAGCTTACATGCGTAGCGCAGAGCATCCAAAAATCGGGGGCGCAGATTTTAAGAGGCGGCGCTTTCAAGCCGCGTACTTCGCCCTATGCCTTTCAGGGACTGGGCGAACAAGGCCTCGATATTCTTGTAAATGTCAGGGACAAGGTCCACATGCCGATCGTAACGGAAATTATGGCTCCTAGGTATGTCGAGCTATTCGCCGAAAAGGTGGATATGATACAGATCGGCGCACGCAATATGCAGAACTTTGACTTGCTCAAAGAAGTAGGACAGACAAATAAACCAATCCTTTTGAAACGCGGCCTTTCCAATACCCTGGAAGAATGGCTGATGAGCGCGGAATATATCATGTCCGGCGGTAATGAAAATGTTGTGCTGTGCGAGCGCGGTATTCGTACCTTTGAAACATATACGAGAAACACGCTTGATTTAAGCGCGATTCCGGCGGTCAAAAAAATGTCGCATTTGCCGATCGTCGTGGATCCCAGTCACGCGACAGGACTGCCTTACATGGTGGAGCCGCTCGCCCTTGCGGCAGTGGCGGCGGGAGCGGACGGCCTTATGATAGAGGTGCATAACGATCCCAAGCATGCGCTGTGCGATGGCGCGCAGTCATTGACGCCGGAGCAGTTCGACAGTATCATGAATAAAATCAACGTTTTAAAAAGCGTGATGTAA
- the aroB gene encoding 3-dehydroquinate synthase: protein MEKVQVNADNGSYEILIGKDILNDSYLKAFTNYVVVTDEIVYGLYKERFPNAKFIVLKAGETSKSMENLELIYDRLMEFKMDRGGILAALGGGVVGDICGFAAATFKRGIRFVQYPTTLLAQVDSSVGGKVAVNLKSGKNMVGAFYQPVAVFADTDTLQTLDKRQYAAGMAEVIKYAYIADSKLHQDLQRGGEKIDTIVKRCCETKADYVRQDPYDTGIRMQLNYGHTIGHAIETVAGYGRFLHGEAIAIGMVYAARLGEALGISPEGLAQDTISLLRKYGLPVMLEKDILLDALQILLADKKAENGDIYFVLIDRVGHAITRKLPLDVIQKTVKEMDI from the coding sequence ATGGAAAAGGTACAGGTAAATGCGGACAACGGCAGTTATGAGATTTTGATCGGAAAGGATATTCTGAACGACTCTTATTTGAAAGCGTTCACGAATTACGTCGTGGTTACGGATGAGATTGTATACGGTTTATATAAGGAACGTTTTCCGAATGCGAAATTCATTGTTCTCAAGGCGGGTGAAACGTCCAAAAGTATGGAAAACCTTGAGCTGATTTATGATCGGCTGATGGAGTTTAAAATGGACAGGGGCGGCATATTGGCGGCTCTTGGCGGCGGCGTAGTGGGTGATATTTGCGGTTTTGCCGCGGCAACATTCAAACGCGGTATTCGCTTCGTACAATATCCGACGACCCTGCTTGCGCAGGTCGACAGCTCGGTCGGGGGAAAGGTCGCAGTCAATTTGAAAAGCGGAAAAAATATGGTCGGCGCTTTTTATCAGCCGGTTGCTGTTTTTGCGGATACCGATACACTCCAAACGTTGGATAAACGGCAATATGCGGCGGGGATGGCGGAAGTCATCAAGTATGCGTATATCGCGGACAGCAAGCTTCATCAGGATTTACAGCGCGGCGGGGAAAAGATCGACACTATCGTAAAACGTTGCTGTGAGACCAAGGCAGACTATGTGCGGCAGGATCCTTATGATACGGGAATCCGTATGCAGCTTAACTATGGACATACGATTGGACACGCCATCGAAACTGTGGCCGGATATGGGAGATTCCTGCATGGCGAGGCCATAGCGATCGGCATGGTGTATGCTGCCCGTCTTGGCGAAGCTCTGGGGATCTCGCCTGAGGGGCTTGCGCAGGATACGATCTCGTTGTTGCGCAAATACGGTTTGCCTGTTATGCTGGAAAAGGATATTTTACTGGACGCCCTACAGATATTATTAGCGGATAAGAAAGCGGAAAACGGCGATATATATTTTGTTTTGATCGACCGCGTCGGACATGCAATCACACGCAAGCTTCCGCTTGACGTAATACAGAAAACGGTAAAGGAAATGGATATATGA
- the aroA gene encoding 3-phosphoshikimate 1-carboxyvinyltransferase, translating to MRRITPSVISGSIKVIPSKSISHRALICAALARGISSLKNIALSDDIEATANALRDMGLCEYDMVGDCCVISGGLHKKSKPVIDCRESGSTLRFILPLALDGKEHSLTGRGRLLKRPMGGYDKIFARNHVHMERTEDKIHICGSLDGGEYDLPGDVSSQFISGLLFKLPTLFDDSGLHISTEPESRPYIELTQEVQKNFKVKSRWEGNTIEISGRQGYVACDMEIEGDYSHAAFFAAAAAMAGSVEITGLSSSSKQGDRAIVGLLKCMGAETEETESALVVRKAALKPIEVDVSQIPDLVPVLAVLGCAAQGKTRIFNAGRLRYKESDRLHAITMELEKLGADIVEYQDSLVIHGNGSISGGQVDSHNDHRIAMALTVASCIAKDEITVHGAGCVRKSAPNFFEEWASIGGKVQ from the coding sequence ATGAGACGAATTACACCATCGGTAATTTCCGGCAGCATCAAAGTGATTCCTTCCAAGAGTATCTCGCACCGTGCGCTCATTTGCGCCGCCCTCGCACGGGGAATATCATCTCTGAAAAACATTGCGCTTTCGGACGATATTGAAGCGACCGCAAACGCCCTGAGAGATATGGGCTTATGCGAGTACGATATGGTGGGCGACTGCTGCGTCATTTCGGGCGGGCTGCACAAGAAGAGCAAGCCCGTGATCGATTGCAGGGAATCTGGTTCTACGCTGCGTTTCATTTTACCGCTTGCGCTTGACGGAAAGGAGCATTCCCTCACCGGACGCGGACGTTTGCTTAAGCGGCCGATGGGCGGTTATGATAAAATTTTCGCGCGTAACCACGTTCATATGGAGAGGACGGAGGACAAGATCCATATTTGCGGCTCGCTCGACGGCGGAGAATACGACCTGCCAGGCGACGTGTCCTCTCAATTTATTTCGGGACTGCTGTTTAAGCTGCCGACCCTGTTCGACGACTCGGGTCTTCATATCTCAACAGAGCCGGAATCGAGGCCGTATATTGAACTGACGCAGGAAGTGCAGAAAAATTTCAAGGTGAAGAGCCGTTGGGAGGGAAACACCATTGAAATTTCCGGACGACAGGGATATGTGGCCTGTGATATGGAAATTGAGGGCGACTATTCCCACGCGGCATTTTTCGCAGCGGCTGCCGCTATGGCCGGCAGCGTGGAAATTACGGGCCTTAGCAGCAGTTCTAAGCAGGGAGACCGCGCGATAGTCGGATTGCTGAAATGCATGGGCGCCGAAACCGAAGAAACAGAAAGCGCCCTTGTTGTGCGCAAGGCCGCTTTGAAGCCGATTGAAGTGGATGTTTCGCAAATACCGGACCTGGTTCCCGTGCTGGCGGTGCTTGGCTGCGCGGCACAAGGAAAAACAAGAATTTTCAACGCGGGACGCCTGCGTTACAAAGAGAGCGACAGGCTTCACGCCATAACGATGGAATTGGAAAAATTAGGAGCGGACATCGTTGAATATCAGGACAGTCTGGTGATTCATGGGAACGGAAGTATTTCCGGCGGGCAGGTCGATAGTCATAACGACCACCGCATTGCAATGGCGCTTACCGTTGCATCCTGTATCGCGAAAGATGAAATTACGGTCCATGGCGCAGGCTGTGTCAGAAAATCGGCGCCAAACTTTTTTGAAGAATGGGCAAGCATAGGAGGTAAGGTGCAATGA
- the aroC gene encoding chorismate synthase, which produces MSATFGRALKTTIFGESHSAAIGVVIDGLPAGMEIDETMVREGMKRRAPNTSSASTKRSEPDLYEIVSGFFQGKATGTPLCAIIRNRDTRSQDYEKTADLLRPGHADYTGIIKYLGANDYRGGGHFSGRLTAPLVFAGSVARQFLRGKGISVGARIRTVADVEDTREFDETGFTEVENKSFPVLSDSAGQKMQEVIEKARLDGDSVGGIIECMITGIPAGLGEPFFDSVESRMAHMMFSVPAVKGIEFGDGFAISAMRGSEANDAPRVKDGRIDFRSNHNGGINGGISNGMPIVFRVAIKPTASIFKPQETVNIRTMTNETLQIHGRHDTCIALRAAEVIKCAAALVTADLFLEARHD; this is translated from the coding sequence ATGAGCGCAACCTTTGGCAGGGCGTTGAAAACTACAATATTCGGGGAATCCCACTCGGCCGCGATCGGCGTTGTTATCGACGGCCTGCCTGCGGGAATGGAAATTGACGAAACAATGGTCAGGGAGGGCATGAAACGCCGCGCGCCAAATACCAGCAGTGCTTCAACCAAGCGCAGCGAGCCGGATCTCTACGAAATCGTAAGCGGGTTTTTTCAGGGGAAAGCGACAGGCACTCCTCTGTGCGCAATCATCAGAAACCGTGATACACGATCGCAGGATTACGAAAAAACGGCTGACCTGCTGCGCCCGGGCCACGCAGATTATACCGGTATCATAAAATATCTGGGCGCTAACGACTACCGTGGCGGCGGGCATTTTTCCGGACGGTTGACCGCGCCCCTTGTATTTGCGGGCAGCGTTGCGCGTCAGTTCTTGCGCGGAAAGGGAATATCCGTAGGCGCGCGGATTCGGACAGTCGCAGATGTGGAAGATACGCGGGAGTTTGATGAAACCGGTTTTACGGAAGTGGAAAACAAGTCATTTCCGGTTTTGAGCGATTCTGCAGGGCAGAAGATGCAGGAAGTGATTGAGAAAGCACGCCTTGATGGCGATTCTGTGGGCGGTATCATCGAATGCATGATTACCGGAATTCCGGCAGGATTGGGAGAGCCTTTCTTTGACAGCGTCGAAAGCCGTATGGCGCATATGATGTTCTCCGTACCGGCAGTCAAGGGAATTGAATTCGGCGATGGATTTGCTATTTCGGCTATGCGCGGAAGCGAGGCGAATGACGCGCCACGGGTTAAGGATGGACGCATTGACTTCAGGAGCAACCACAACGGGGGCATTAACGGGGGTATCAGCAATGGAATGCCTATCGTGTTCAGGGTCGCGATCAAGCCGACCGCATCCATTTTTAAACCCCAGGAAACCGTGAATATAAGGACGATGACGAATGAAACACTGCAAATACACGGACGGCACGATACCTGTATTGCACTGCGGGCGGCCGAAGTGATCAAGTGCGCTGCGGCCCTGGTAACGGCGGATCTTTTTTTGGAGGCGCGGCATGACTGA
- the pheA gene encoding chorismate mutase gives MTELEKLREQIDVVDREIIKAFKKRLQIAKGVAEYKISNDLPVLDVSRERAVLQKRREMAGDRSLSRDIDQLFELLMKISREHQAVLVEQSRPEKATAVCRGKVGYQGVRGAYSDLAQNEYFGAQADTKSFDTFEGVFRAVLNGEVEYGVVPIENSYAGSVEQVYDLLNQYDVKIVGEQFIHIENALLGIEGGRIEDIREVYSHDQPFLQCAEYLKGHAHWKQIPYYNTAISAKYVAECKDKRKAAIASEYAGRIYGLQVLEPSISTSGENTTRFIVLGACLLENTDANKASISFVLDHKPGALARVLNVFAHLNLNMVKIESRPLRDKNFEYRFYVDFAGKGISDTIASALDEIRQYCIQLRLLGVYKNGEQT, from the coding sequence ATGACTGAACTTGAAAAATTGCGCGAGCAAATCGATGTGGTAGACAGAGAGATTATAAAGGCATTCAAAAAGCGCCTGCAGATAGCAAAGGGTGTGGCCGAATACAAAATCAGTAATGATTTGCCTGTGCTCGATGTTTCCCGCGAGAGGGCTGTGTTGCAAAAAAGACGGGAGATGGCTGGCGATCGTTCCTTATCGAGGGATATTGACCAGCTATTTGAACTTTTGATGAAAATCAGCAGAGAGCATCAGGCCGTGCTGGTGGAACAATCGCGGCCGGAAAAGGCGACAGCCGTTTGCAGGGGTAAGGTAGGTTACCAGGGTGTGCGGGGGGCCTATTCCGATCTGGCGCAAAACGAGTATTTTGGCGCACAGGCGGACACGAAGAGCTTCGATACTTTCGAGGGCGTGTTCAGGGCTGTTTTAAACGGCGAAGTGGAATATGGCGTGGTGCCTATCGAAAATTCCTATGCGGGAAGCGTGGAGCAGGTATACGACCTTTTAAACCAATATGATGTTAAAATAGTAGGAGAGCAGTTTATTCACATTGAAAATGCACTGCTGGGAATTGAGGGCGGCAGGATAGAAGACATACGCGAAGTATATTCGCACGATCAGCCGTTTTTGCAATGCGCAGAGTATTTGAAAGGACACGCGCACTGGAAGCAGATTCCTTATTATAATACGGCAATCAGTGCAAAATATGTGGCCGAGTGTAAAGATAAAAGAAAAGCGGCGATTGCCAGCGAATATGCGGGAAGAATTTACGGACTGCAGGTTTTGGAGCCGTCCATCAGCACCAGTGGGGAAAACACGACGCGTTTTATCGTTTTGGGCGCATGTCTGCTGGAAAATACCGACGCCAACAAGGCAAGTATAAGCTTTGTATTGGATCATAAACCGGGAGCGCTCGCGCGTGTGCTCAACGTTTTTGCCCACCTCAATCTGAATATGGTCAAAATCGAATCGCGCCCATTACGCGACAAAAATTTTGAGTACCGTTTTTATGTTGATTTTGCGGGGAAAGGTATTTCGGATACGATTGCCAGTGCGCTTGATGAAATCAGGCAATATTGCATACAACTGCGGTTGCTGGGCGTATATAAAAACGGGGAGCAGACCTGA
- the aroK gene encoding shikimate kinase, translating into MGNIYLTGMMGCGKSAVGRAVAQKTKRKFFDIDACIERDEEKEISRIFQEQGESVFRRMETDMLRRIAQSEDNAIVSCGGGIVLADENIRLMCESGVIVYIERDIEEIAGRVDIKNRPVLKDDKGNIEKVFKERRARYESTCHYRICNDKEIGDAADSLITLLQL; encoded by the coding sequence ATGGGGAATATTTATCTGACGGGAATGATGGGATGCGGCAAGAGCGCGGTTGGACGGGCTGTCGCGCAAAAAACAAAAAGAAAGTTTTTTGACATCGATGCCTGCATCGAACGGGATGAAGAAAAAGAAATCTCCCGTATCTTCCAAGAACAGGGAGAAAGCGTCTTTCGCAGGATGGAGACGGATATGCTGCGGCGGATCGCGCAGAGCGAAGATAACGCTATTGTTTCATGCGGGGGAGGGATCGTCCTTGCAGATGAGAATATCCGCCTGATGTGCGAAAGCGGCGTGATTGTATATATTGAACGTGACATTGAGGAAATCGCCGGACGGGTGGATATTAAAAACCGGCCGGTACTAAAGGACGATAAAGGCAATATTGAAAAAGTTTTCAAAGAGCGGCGGGCGCGCTACGAATCGACCTGTCATTACCGGATTTGCAATGATAAGGAGATCGGTGACGCGGCGGATTCACTGATTACCCTGCTTCAGCTTTGA
- the aroE gene encoding shikimate dehydrogenase (NADP(+)), with the protein MTKKYCVIGYPIAHSLSPAIHNTLYELYHLDCEYTAYPVDRKDLEAFLRQISARDIHGFNITMPLKRDIIPYLDSVAEHARGSVNTVVATDGKLCGYSTDAQGFYTSLRSIGADYSDQNIVFIGAGAVTGLLCADASRRNAKEITILGRTLPKAQNLAQNCNARAAGLDQLQAFMPQCGLLVNTTPLGMSGTGQDFDSLDFIDMLPASATVCDLIYSPSETAFLKRARKRGLKTMNGLGMLIWQAFYAFEKFCGILPTVEDYQKVLSKLKQGNQ; encoded by the coding sequence ATGACAAAAAAATACTGCGTCATCGGTTATCCGATCGCGCATAGCTTATCTCCCGCGATCCACAATACATTATATGAATTATACCATCTCGACTGCGAATATACCGCTTATCCGGTAGACCGCAAAGACCTTGAGGCATTTTTGCGGCAGATTTCCGCGCGGGATATACACGGCTTTAATATCACCATGCCTTTAAAGCGTGACATTATTCCCTACCTTGATTCGGTTGCCGAGCATGCACGCGGCAGTGTGAACACTGTTGTGGCAACTGATGGCAAACTCTGCGGCTATTCTACGGATGCACAAGGTTTTTATACTTCCCTGCGCTCCATTGGCGCAGACTATTCGGATCAAAACATCGTCTTTATCGGCGCGGGCGCGGTCACCGGTCTTTTATGCGCGGACGCTTCCCGCAGGAATGCAAAGGAAATCACTATATTGGGCCGCACACTTCCAAAAGCGCAGAATCTCGCTCAAAATTGCAACGCGAGGGCAGCCGGCCTCGATCAGTTGCAGGCGTTTATGCCGCAGTGCGGACTGCTTGTTAATACGACTCCGCTGGGAATGAGCGGCACCGGACAGGATTTTGACAGCCTTGATTTTATTGATATGCTCCCTGCTTCCGCCACGGTATGCGACCTGATATACAGCCCGAGCGAAACGGCGTTTTTAAAGCGCGCGCGCAAACGCGGCCTGAAAACAATGAACGGGCTTGGTATGCTGATATGGCAAGCTTTCTATGCCTTTGAAAAATTTTGCGGTATCCTTCCTACCGTCGAAGATTACCAAAAGGTACTCTCAAAGCTGAAGCAGGGTAATCAGTGA
- the aroQ gene encoding 3-dehydroquinate dehydratase — MKKILIMNGPNLNLLGIREPDVYGSMSLGDLNDYIRAEKERRDYDAELEFFQSNHEGALIDKLHECYGVKDGIILNAGAYTHYSYALRDAISSVGIPCVEVHLSDIHAREAFRHVSVIQDVCLTQISGLGADSYIKALEILMEEKR; from the coding sequence ATGAAAAAAATATTGATCATGAATGGACCAAATCTTAACCTGCTGGGGATCAGGGAACCGGACGTGTACGGCAGTATGTCGCTGGGGGATTTGAACGATTATATCCGTGCGGAAAAAGAAAGGCGGGACTATGATGCGGAGCTGGAATTCTTCCAGTCGAACCATGAGGGCGCGCTGATTGATAAGCTGCATGAATGCTATGGAGTGAAAGATGGTATTATTTTGAATGCCGGCGCGTACACGCATTACAGCTATGCCCTGCGCGATGCGATCTCGTCGGTGGGTATTCCCTGCGTAGAGGTACACCTTTCGGATATTCATGCAAGGGAAGCGTTTAGACATGTATCCGTGATTCAGGACGTATGTCTTACGCAGATTTCCGGTCTGGGCGCGGACAGCTATATAAAAGCGTTAGAAATATTGATGGAGGAGAAACGATGA
- the yvgN gene encoding glyoxal reductase, with protein MIQSLSEKVTMNNGEKIPGFGLGVFDAVGEEVYNAVRYAIDAGYRHIDTATLYGNEEDVGRAIRDCGLPREEIFLTTKIWPTDFDDPQKALDLSMRKLDCEYLDLYLMHWPGADQKRRLNVWEFLLKQVQAQKIKTAGVSNFLVCQLEEIRKETGSLPANNQIEFHPWHQQRELVKYCKENGIVVTAWGPMFHGHLAEEPLMPEIGAKYGKSAAQATLRWALQKDIVIIPKSVKKERIIQNADIFDFSLSAEDMQKIDALDGKGSYSFDAMIFDGDIEAEIAQRGSI; from the coding sequence ATGATACAGAGTTTGTCAGAAAAGGTAACGATGAACAACGGCGAAAAAATACCTGGCTTTGGCCTGGGGGTTTTTGACGCCGTTGGAGAAGAGGTTTATAATGCCGTGCGTTATGCGATCGACGCAGGATACCGACATATCGATACGGCGACGCTTTATGGAAACGAGGAGGACGTAGGACGCGCTATCCGCGATTGCGGCCTGCCGCGGGAGGAGATCTTCCTGACCACGAAGATATGGCCGACGGATTTTGACGATCCGCAAAAAGCATTGGATTTGAGCATGCGGAAGCTGGATTGTGAATATCTGGACCTTTATCTGATGCATTGGCCGGGCGCAGACCAGAAGCGGCGGCTTAACGTATGGGAATTCCTGCTCAAACAGGTGCAGGCGCAAAAAATCAAAACGGCAGGCGTTTCCAACTTCCTAGTATGCCAGCTGGAAGAAATCCGCAAAGAAACAGGATCGCTTCCGGCAAACAATCAAATCGAATTCCATCCATGGCACCAGCAGAGGGAGCTTGTGAAGTACTGCAAGGAAAACGGGATTGTGGTGACCGCGTGGGGACCGATGTTCCATGGGCATTTGGCGGAGGAGCCGCTCATGCCGGAAATTGGTGCGAAATATGGAAAGAGCGCGGCGCAGGCAACACTTCGCTGGGCCTTGCAAAAGGACATTGTGATTATTCCTAAGTCGGTCAAAAAAGAGCGTATTATCCAGAATGCCGACATCTTTGATTTTTCATTAAGCGCGGAGGATATGCAGAAGATAGACGCCCTTGACGGTAAAGGATCCTACTCGTTTGACGCTATGATCTTTGACGGCGACATCGAAGCGGAGATAGCCCAGAGGGGAAGCATTTAG